One stretch of Candidatus Saccharibacteria bacterium oral taxon 488 DNA includes these proteins:
- the secE gene encoding preprotein translocase subunit SecE, protein MAQKNAAGSKTKVRRITAKDDETKQPSPHKSKASTTVKKTASKTTKKIATETATTSPKQPKTTAKKSAKKSGDVGYFKGAWQELKLVRWPTRSATWSMTAAVLVFTLIFVVLILLLDAGFNWGFNQILK, encoded by the coding sequence ATGGCACAAAAAAACGCAGCAGGATCAAAGACGAAGGTTCGCCGCATCACCGCGAAAGATGACGAGACGAAGCAGCCGTCACCACATAAGTCAAAAGCAAGTACAACCGTCAAAAAAACCGCCAGTAAAACTACGAAAAAGATAGCGACAGAGACGGCCACCACATCACCAAAACAGCCAAAAACCACGGCCAAAAAATCCGCCAAAAAATCAGGCGACGTTGGTTATTTCAAGGGTGCATGGCAAGAGCTCAAGCTGGTGCGCTGGCCGACTCGCTCAGCAACCTGGAGCATGACGGCGGCGGTGTTGGTATTTACGTTGATCTTTGTGGTGCTGATCTTGCTGCTTGACGCCGGATTCAACTGGGGCTTTAATCAAATTTTGAAATAG
- a CDS encoding M48 family metallopeptidase has protein sequence MPTITDAEFGEITVRRSHLARQVSLKVAPNGQLRISLPTYAPLLAAKLLIRSSRPRIRELLAEHQQGRYYTRDQSIGKSHHLIIETQSALAEPTIKRSGTRILVKLPSGTDITTPAIQQRIREVVITALRKEARSYLPRRLKFLAEEHGFSYQTIKLTHASSRWGSCSSRGTISLNIALMNLPFELLDYVLIHELSHTRQMNHSDAFWREVAAIDPAYKTHRAALKNHTPHV, from the coding sequence ATGCCAACGATTACTGACGCTGAGTTTGGCGAAATCACGGTGAGGCGCTCGCACTTGGCGCGTCAGGTATCACTAAAGGTCGCGCCAAACGGGCAGCTGCGGATTAGCTTGCCGACGTATGCACCGCTGCTCGCAGCAAAACTGCTCATCAGATCCTCCCGGCCGCGTATTCGCGAGCTCCTGGCTGAGCATCAACAAGGTCGCTACTACACGCGCGACCAATCAATTGGTAAAAGCCACCACCTGATTATCGAGACCCAGTCCGCGCTCGCCGAACCCACCATCAAGCGCTCCGGCACCCGCATCCTCGTCAAGCTGCCATCCGGCACCGACATTACTACTCCAGCCATCCAGCAGCGCATTCGCGAAGTCGTCATCACAGCGCTACGCAAGGAAGCCAGAAGTTACCTGCCACGGCGGCTGAAATTCCTGGCTGAGGAACATGGCTTTTCCTATCAAACCATCAAGCTGACGCACGCCTCCAGCCGCTGGGGTAGCTGCTCGTCGCGCGGCACGATTAGCCTGAACATCGCGCTGATGAACCTGCCGTTTGAGTTGCTTGATTATGTGCTGATTCACGAGCTGTCTCACACCCGCCAGATGAATCACTCCGACGCCTTTTGGCGAGAGGTTGCAGCCATCGACCCAGCTTACAAAACGCACCGAGCGGCACTGAAAAACCATACACCGCACGTGTAG
- a CDS encoding ATP-binding protein, with the protein MKPLQLSSPHIIAMVGVPGAGKSQFAAEFSEMFHAPHLDSSILVALSDDEAAVNYASGALLKELMKTHQTIVFEGATEKRAWRVELAKTARAAGYKILFVWVQTDLATAKMRWLKANDNDEATFDAKIKQFSSPHPSEPCVVISGRHTYNTQARTLLKRLADVRPNTTAAPTQPQAAQADTHKRRPQRPVLSRVRVS; encoded by the coding sequence ATGAAACCTTTGCAACTTTCTTCTCCTCACATCATTGCCATGGTGGGCGTGCCGGGGGCGGGCAAGTCGCAATTCGCGGCTGAGTTTTCTGAGATGTTTCATGCACCGCATTTAGACTCCAGTATCTTGGTGGCATTATCTGATGACGAGGCGGCTGTTAATTATGCGAGCGGTGCACTACTCAAAGAATTGATGAAGACCCATCAAACCATCGTATTTGAAGGAGCAACGGAGAAGCGAGCCTGGCGGGTTGAGCTCGCCAAGACAGCCCGCGCTGCTGGCTATAAGATTCTCTTTGTCTGGGTACAGACTGACCTAGCGACCGCCAAGATGCGCTGGCTCAAGGCCAACGATAATGACGAAGCAACATTTGATGCCAAGATCAAACAATTCTCATCGCCACACCCCAGCGAGCCATGCGTCGTCATCAGTGGTCGTCACACCTATAACACCCAAGCGCGCACCTTGCTCAAGCGCCTGGCCGACGTTCGCCCGAATACTACAGCTGCTCCGACCCAGCCGCAAGCCGCCCAAGCTGATACTCACAAACGCCGTCCGCAGCGTCCGGTACTCAGCCGCGTTCGCGTTAGCTAG
- a CDS encoding DUF11 domain-containing protein → MKLSTKLKIVALSLVAAFGAGLVYYANAETIDNTRDCDKYAVVYCGTMSVQEMRERYFNKGVSTIYGAFGISYEMLSGNYANGAVYRNGEVRLDNGTVVATNARTAIRNISGGTPISGTNAKVVPASRMGSAQQAFIRLDEQGRFKFAIMTPCGNPVVATNVVVPPKPKPQPVATCKALDQPVINRQTNTVALKAHATVENGATVKSYTFSITDASGKEVFSRSNTTSALTSETSATIKEAGTYTARVKVTTSLGDRTSNDCVKQFTIQPETPKANPGIKIEKKVDGLKHKTVQVGNEFPYQVTVTNTGNVDLKNAVVTDNAPQGVTFLKASEGTLQNNTWKATIAELKQGASKTFTITATIKEQVTGKVVNTACVDTPEIPGDKDSCDNATVDVPEKVEACNVQTGVIEKVEKGKENTPPYTTDLSKCEKIKVCDVTTKTIREVTKKEAEDTKRFVGIDSEECNPKPTTPTPPTPTALPRTGMTDIVLGGLGLGALVTSALAYVASRRHL, encoded by the coding sequence ATGAAATTAAGTACAAAGCTTAAGATCGTGGCGCTGTCGCTGGTCGCTGCTTTCGGAGCAGGACTGGTCTACTACGCCAACGCAGAAACAATTGACAATACCCGCGACTGTGACAAGTACGCCGTGGTGTATTGTGGTACCATGTCGGTACAAGAGATGCGCGAACGATATTTCAACAAAGGCGTATCAACAATTTATGGCGCGTTCGGTATTTCCTACGAGATGCTGAGCGGCAACTACGCTAATGGCGCAGTCTACCGTAACGGCGAGGTTCGCCTCGACAACGGCACCGTTGTCGCCACCAACGCTCGGACAGCCATCCGCAACATCAGCGGCGGCACACCGATCTCAGGCACCAACGCCAAGGTCGTCCCAGCCAGCCGCATGGGTAGCGCACAGCAGGCATTTATCCGACTTGATGAGCAGGGCCGCTTTAAGTTCGCCATCATGACACCGTGCGGTAACCCGGTTGTCGCCACCAACGTTGTTGTGCCACCAAAACCGAAACCACAGCCAGTGGCTACTTGTAAAGCACTTGACCAGCCAGTCATTAATCGTCAGACTAACACGGTCGCCCTGAAGGCTCACGCAACAGTCGAGAATGGCGCAACTGTCAAGTCATACACCTTTAGCATCACCGATGCTTCGGGCAAGGAAGTCTTCTCACGCAGTAACACTACTTCAGCGCTGACCAGCGAGACCAGCGCTACCATCAAGGAAGCGGGCACTTATACCGCTCGCGTCAAGGTCACAACCAGCCTTGGTGATCGCACCAGCAACGACTGTGTCAAGCAGTTCACCATCCAGCCAGAAACGCCAAAGGCTAACCCTGGCATCAAAATCGAGAAAAAGGTTGATGGCCTCAAGCACAAGACCGTCCAAGTTGGCAACGAATTCCCATACCAGGTAACCGTCACCAACACCGGTAACGTTGACCTAAAGAACGCTGTTGTCACCGACAATGCGCCACAAGGTGTTACCTTCCTGAAAGCATCTGAGGGCACGCTCCAGAACAATACCTGGAAAGCAACAATTGCTGAACTCAAGCAGGGTGCATCAAAGACCTTTACCATCACGGCAACCATCAAAGAACAAGTTACCGGCAAGGTCGTCAACACCGCCTGCGTTGATACCCCAGAAATTCCTGGCGACAAAGATAGCTGTGACAACGCAACCGTCGATGTACCAGAAAAAGTCGAGGCCTGCAACGTTCAAACTGGCGTCATCGAAAAAGTCGAAAAGGGCAAAGAGAACACGCCACCATACACCACTGATCTGAGCAAGTGTGAAAAGATCAAGGTCTGTGACGTCACTACCAAGACAATCCGCGAAGTTACCAAGAAAGAAGCTGAAGACACCAAGCGGTTCGTTGGTATCGACAGCGAAGAGTGTAATCCAAAGCCAACCACCCCAACCCCACCAACACCAACCGCACTACCACGAACTGGTATGACCGACATAGTACTCGGCGGCCTGGGTCTGGGCGCACTGGTTACCTCAGCCCTGGCATACGTCGCCAGCCGACGCCACCTGTAA
- a CDS encoding glycosyltransferase family 4 protein produces the protein MRILMLGWELPPHNCGGLGVACYQMSKALAAHGIAIDFVVPYTAEHPNITHMNIHAASPLPPGYHDLGAYDHGVTPDTEDSDEHGLEPMRRLQRRYGTFVRQFAQSRPPDAIHAHDWLTMEAGVIAKEVSGAPLIVHVHATEFDRSGEHSGNPLVHEIEQQGLMMADRIIAVSRITKDMIVKNYHIPPDKVEVVYNAIDLADLPPHEYDVATYKYLEDLKTDGYTIVGALTRLTVQKGLTYFVRAAARALERYDKIAFLLSGDGEQRDELVALAARLGVSDRVIFTGFVRGKQWRDAYYLIDIFIMSSVSEPFGLTALEAAHHDTALLISKQSGVGEVLHNIMRFDYWDVDKLADEIVNIARSPGLQSALKRNVKDEYARLSWRDAAERCVALYQASAQRRWA, from the coding sequence ATGAGAATTTTGATGCTAGGGTGGGAGCTTCCTCCGCACAATTGTGGCGGCCTCGGTGTGGCGTGTTACCAGATGTCAAAGGCGCTGGCAGCGCATGGTATTGCTATTGATTTTGTTGTGCCCTACACGGCCGAGCATCCGAATATTACCCATATGAACATTCATGCGGCCTCGCCGCTGCCGCCGGGCTATCATGACCTTGGGGCGTACGATCATGGTGTCACGCCAGATACTGAGGATAGCGATGAGCACGGACTTGAACCGATGCGCCGACTGCAGCGTCGCTATGGTACGTTTGTCAGGCAGTTTGCTCAGTCACGTCCACCAGATGCCATCCACGCTCATGACTGGTTGACGATGGAGGCTGGCGTGATCGCTAAGGAAGTGTCGGGTGCACCGCTGATTGTTCACGTGCATGCCACTGAGTTTGACCGCTCGGGCGAACATTCGGGTAATCCGTTGGTGCATGAGATTGAACAGCAGGGTCTGATGATGGCGGATCGAATTATTGCGGTTAGCCGTATTACCAAGGATATGATTGTCAAGAATTATCATATCCCGCCAGATAAAGTGGAGGTGGTATACAATGCGATCGACCTGGCTGACCTGCCGCCACATGAGTACGACGTAGCGACATATAAATACCTCGAGGATCTCAAGACTGATGGCTATACCATCGTTGGTGCGTTGACGCGACTGACGGTACAGAAAGGGCTGACCTACTTTGTGCGGGCAGCGGCCAGAGCGCTAGAGCGCTACGACAAGATCGCCTTTTTGCTATCGGGCGATGGCGAGCAGCGGGATGAATTGGTAGCCTTAGCCGCGCGGCTGGGCGTGAGTGACCGGGTGATTTTCACTGGTTTTGTTCGTGGCAAACAGTGGCGTGATGCCTACTATCTGATCGATATATTTATCATGAGTTCGGTATCAGAACCGTTTGGGCTGACGGCGCTGGAGGCAGCCCATCACGATACGGCGCTACTCATCAGCAAGCAGTCAGGTGTTGGCGAGGTACTTCATAACATCATGCGGTTTGACTACTGGGATGTTGATAAGCTGGCGGACGAGATCGTCAATATTGCGCGCTCGCCGGGCCTTCAGTCGGCATTAAAGCGTAATGTCAAGGATGAATACGCTCGGCTGTCGTGGCGGGATGCTGCGGAGCGGTGCGTCGCGCTGTATCAAGCATCGGCTCAAAGGAGGTGGGCATGA